The proteins below are encoded in one region of Penaeus monodon isolate SGIC_2016 chromosome 32, NSTDA_Pmon_1, whole genome shotgun sequence:
- the LOC119593723 gene encoding putative E3 ubiquitin-protein ligase UBR7: MAEGEGSGTVTPGEEEEESGISMVEVLEEEQERELDAAAVLGASDDTSCTYDQGNMKRQALYACMTCCPADSELLAGVCLACSYHCHEDHELVELYTKRHFRCDCGNSKFSQNSCKLLKDKLPENPENHYNHNFRGSYCTCQRPYPDPEDTVEDEMIQCCVCEDWYHGRHQGGKTPPDSEFAEMICSQCLTKHDFLVHYLGLTVSVLKSEESKASVDVEAGAEKSTKKDTSETVKSEENGSKSEKEVAKEEEKADDNANVKKCESAECKLKTLAKQELPDGAAFFTMNWRKQLCTCEECKAKYKSEGVIFLLDEEDTVSFYEESGKNHQRNHSAPVQRELEALSSLDRVVRTEMVHEYNTLSSSLREYLRKFAENKKVVRDEDIREFFSQLTANKKQRPGSSVQLFCK, translated from the exons ATGGCCGAGGGCGAAGGAAGCGGCACAGTGACAcccggggaagaggaagaggagtcgGGCATCTCGATGGTAGAAGTATtagaggaggaacaagagagagaactgGACGCTGCGGCCGTGTTGGGGGCCTCCGACGACACCAGCTGTACCTACGACCAG GGTAACATGAAACGTCAGGCTCTGTATGCCTGTATGACATGTTGCCCAGCAGACAGTGAACTTTTGGCAGGAGTGTGTCTGGCTTGCAGCTACCACTGTCATGAGGACCATGAACTCGTTGAACTTTACACCAAGAG GCACTTCCGCTGTGATTGTGGCAACTCAAAGTTCTCCCAAAATTCCTGCAAGCTTCTCAAG GACAAGCTGCCAGAAAATCCGGAGAACCACTACAACCATAATTTCAGAGGGTCCTACTGCACCTGCCAGAGACCTTACCCAGATCCTGAAGACACTGTTGAAGATGAGATGattcagtgttgtgtgtgtgaggattggTACCATGGCCGG CACCAGGGTGGGAAAACTCCTCCAGACAGTGAGTTTGCAGAGATGATTTGCAGCCAGTGCCTTACCAAACATGATTTCCTAGTACATTACCTCGGTCTTACTG TTTCAGTTCTGAAGAGTGAGGAATCTAAAGCATCTGTTGATGTTGAAGCTGGTGCTGAAAAGAGTACAAAG AAAGATACCTCTGAGACTGTGAAGAGTGAAGAGAATGGGTCTAAGAGTGAAAAAGAAGTTgccaaggaggaggaaaaagctgATGACAATGCTAATGTTAAAAAATGTGAATCAGCAG aATGCAAACTGAAAACTCTGGCCAAGCAAGAACTTCCAGATGGTGCTGCATTCTTTACCATGAATTGGCGAAAGCAGCTGTGCACTTGTGAGGAATGCAAG GCAAAGTATAAATCTGAGGGGGTAATCTTCTTGCTTGACGAGGAAGACACAGTTTCCTTCTATGAAGAAAGTGGAAAGAACCATCAGAGAAACCACTCTGCACCAGTACAAAGAGAGCTTGAGGCCCTTTCTTCTCTAGATAGAGTCGTCCGCACAGAGATGGTTCATG AGTACAACACTCTGAGCTCATCCCTGAGAGAGTACCTGCGTAAATTTGCTGAGAACAAGAAGGTGGTTCGAGACGAGGACATTCGCGAATTCTTCTCGCAACTAACTGCAAACAAGAAGCAACGACCAGGGTCATCTGTCCAGTTGTTCTGCAAGTGA